The window CACGGGAGATGCAACCAGAACAGGTAGGATTTGAGCGATGCGGTTGAATTTGCGCCAGCCCTTATGAGCCAGCCCTAGCCTTCAAAGCCTATTAATCGAGAGGAGATTCGGGCGATTTACGCTCAAGGCGAGGATGCGGTCATCGCCTTAGTCGAAGGTTTGCTGGAGCGCATTAGTCAGTTGGAAGCCCGCTTAGATAAGTTAGAGAATCAACAAAAGCAGGATAGTAGCAAGCCGCCATCAGGTGATGGGTTTGGTAAACGCACGAAAAGCCTTCGTAGGAGGGGTGAGCGTTCCAGTGGCGGACAAGTTGGACATCGTGGCCGCACCTTGGAATGGAGCAAGCAGGTGGATGAGGTGATAGTACACCCAGTTTTGCAATGTGAGGCGTGTGGA is drawn from Trichocoleus desertorum ATA4-8-CV12 and contains these coding sequences:
- a CDS encoding IS66 family transposase zinc-finger binding domain-containing protein, with product MLERISQLEARLDKLENQQKQDSSKPPSGDGFGKRTKSLRRRGERSSGGQVGHRGRTLEWSKQVDEVIVHPVLQCEACGASLSEVEVENWLLRQVHDLPPLRCVVREHQAEEKRCPCCGELNQAVFPASNSHFENSTAIWRDL